One stretch of Agelaius phoeniceus isolate bAgePho1 chromosome W unlocalized genomic scaffold, bAgePho1.hap1 SUPER_W_unloc_2, whole genome shotgun sequence DNA includes these proteins:
- the LOC143692692 gene encoding serine/threonine-protein kinase pim-1-like, whose protein sequence is GPGRAMPPARPRPQAGLPRARPRPSRRALASARLWPYWRWRCWAGVSAWCGGGIAALRLRLARAQPRTRGRVQSRNRNRPRPRPRPRPRPRPRPRLRPRLRLLPGSAEDTGGAAAPAASAAASPARAPPLGSAAAGPEPPVPRSKERTPGHGRPGAAEGRSGAVAGPGPSADSRVPPAGKAQEALQERYRVGSLLGRGGFGSVFAATRLSDGAPVAIKRVPRNRVRHWGELPDGSRAPLEIVLQAKVSTSFPGVVQLLEWLELPEHIVMVLERPERCQDLQRFIGARRFLPEEVARALFRQVLEAVRHCTSCGVLHRDIKPKNILLDLHTGKAKLIDFGCGTYLQETAYTHFAGTLSYSPPEWNDFGWYHGEAATIWSLGILLHQMVCGEHPFRRGRNLSWGQLPLPQGLSQECKDLIRWCLSVNSLDRPTLEDLVCDPWVQDIPLP, encoded by the exons gggccgggccgggccatgcccccggcccgcccccggccccaggcggggctgccccgtgcccggccccggccgtcccgccgcgctctcgcctccgcccggctctggccgtactggcggtggcgctgctgggcgggcgtcagtgcctggtgcgggggcggcatcgccgcccttcggctccgcctggcccgagcccagCCCCGGACCCGAGGCAGGGTCCAGTCCCGGAACCGGaaccggccccggccccggccccggccccggccccggccccggccccggccccggctccggccccggctccggctcctcccggggtccgcggaggacacaggcggggcggccgctcccgccgcctccgctgcggcttccccggcccgagctccgccgctcggcagcgcggccgccggccccgagcctcccgtgccgcgttccaaagagcgaacgcctgggcatggccggcccggggcggctgaggggcgctcgggggccgttgctggccccgggccgagcgctgacagccgcgtcccgcccgcagggaaggcgcaggaggccctgcaggagcgctaccgagtgggttcgctgctggggcgcggaggattcggcagcgtcttcgcggccacgcggctctcggacggcgccccg gtggccatcaaaagggtgccacggaaccgcgtccggcactggggcgagctg cccgacggcagcagggcccctctggagatcgtgctgcaggccaaggtgtccactagcttccctggtgtggtgcagctgctggagtggcttgagCTCCCCGAAcacatcgtgatggtgctggagcggccagagcggtgtcaggacctgcagcgtttcattggggcacggcggttcctgcccgaggaggtggcgcgggcgctgttccgccaggtgctggaggccgtgcggcactgcaccagctgcggggtcctgcaccgcgacatcaagcCCAAGAACATCCTGCTCGACCTGCACACCGGGAAGGCAAAACTgattgactttggctgtggcacctacctgcaagagacagcctacactcactttgcag gaacactgtcctacagccccccggaatggaacgactttggctggtaccatggcgaggcagcaacgatctggtccttgggcatcctgctgcaccagatggtctgcggggagcacccgttcaggaggggccggaacctcagctggggccagctcccgctgccacaagggctctctcaag agtgcaaagatctgatcaggtggtgtttatccgtgaactccttggacagacccacattagaagacctggtCTgcgatccttgggtgcaggatattcctctgccatag